A genome region from Psychrobacter jeotgali includes the following:
- the ftsW gene encoding putative lipid II flippase FtsW, giving the protein MAFSSFSRSSRKAQSTTSSDGGILSLPSASAVLLASVGCMLVLSLLMVASASIPFALSRGMSELYFFERQLLFMGIGVVIAALAYWLVPLKTLYKTGTQFFLLGITALLLILTLFGTPINGAKRWLDLGFINFQVAELAKLVVIVFVSDFVVRRSFEVRNGWDGFLRISLVIGLLTFLLLLQPDFGSLVVVVGTVFAIFYIAGAPYKQFVALGAVVTVLGVLAVTMAQYRLTRVLSFLDPFDDIQDTDYQLARSLIAFGRGNFTGVGYGESVQKLSHLPEAHTDFLLAITGEELGFVGVTMILLLEALIIGSAMRISYNALKRRQMRMSYTAFGIGIIFIAQTIINAAMNMGAMPTKGLTMPFFSYGGSSMLISLVMVALLLKIQKESPTIEKSQGRYY; this is encoded by the coding sequence ATGGCGTTCTCTTCTTTTTCTCGTTCCTCTCGCAAAGCTCAATCGACTACCAGTAGCGACGGTGGCATTCTTTCTTTACCTTCAGCAAGTGCTGTGTTATTAGCCAGTGTGGGTTGTATGCTGGTACTCAGCTTACTGATGGTAGCCTCGGCATCGATTCCCTTTGCACTCAGTCGAGGAATGAGTGAGCTTTATTTTTTTGAACGTCAATTACTATTTATGGGTATTGGAGTAGTAATCGCTGCGCTTGCCTATTGGCTAGTACCGCTCAAAACTTTATATAAAACGGGCACCCAGTTTTTTCTACTGGGAATCACGGCGTTGCTGCTTATCCTGACTTTGTTTGGTACGCCTATTAATGGCGCTAAACGTTGGCTTGATTTAGGCTTTATCAATTTTCAAGTGGCTGAGTTGGCTAAGCTGGTGGTGATTGTATTCGTTTCTGACTTTGTGGTCCGGCGCTCGTTTGAAGTGCGCAACGGTTGGGACGGTTTTTTACGTATATCGTTGGTCATTGGCCTATTAACATTTTTGCTATTACTCCAGCCTGACTTTGGTTCATTGGTAGTTGTGGTAGGGACAGTATTTGCGATATTTTATATTGCTGGAGCACCCTATAAACAATTTGTGGCGTTAGGTGCGGTCGTTACTGTGCTCGGAGTGCTGGCGGTAACTATGGCACAATATCGCTTGACGCGCGTATTATCATTCTTAGATCCATTTGATGATATTCAGGATACCGACTATCAGCTGGCACGCAGCCTGATTGCTTTCGGCCGTGGTAATTTTACCGGCGTTGGCTATGGTGAAAGTGTGCAAAAGTTATCGCATTTACCCGAAGCCCATACGGACTTTTTATTAGCGATTACCGGTGAGGAGCTGGGGTTTGTGGGCGTTACTATGATCTTGTTACTGGAAGCGCTGATTATCGGTAGTGCTATGCGTATCAGCTATAATGCGCTAAAACGTCGGCAAATGCGTATGAGTTACACCGCTTTTGGTATTGGTATTATCTTTATTGCGCAAACCATTATTAATGCCGCCATGAATATGGGTGCTATGCCTACTAAAGGTCTGACCATGCCGTTTTTTAGTTATGGTGGTTCATCAATGCTCATAAGCTTGGTTATGGTAGCACTGCTACTTAAGATTCAAAAGGAAAGTCCAACTATAGAAAAGAGCCAAGGTCGTTATTATTAA
- the murD gene encoding UDP-N-acetylmuramoyl-L-alanine--D-glutamate ligase: MSNPVTTDKFVHKSSGLQVVVGLGQSGLSAAVYLAEKGFRVAVTDGQPAPVLADKLPESITIRQFGALDAELLQQADRIIISPGIALNTDAIAAARQAQVPVVSDIQLFCEACDVPIVAITGSNAKSTVTTLVGQMAADAGLNVGVGGNIGVPALSLLSNPDMQLAVLELSSFQLETVTGLGAQVATVLNMSPDHLDRHGDMLGYHQAKHRIFQGAKSVVINREDALTRPLVADNLPRISTGIHAPDKGQYGLITAPDGQIYLARGAERLLAADQLPIKGRHNLLNAQAALALGELAGLPLDSMLNTLQHFTGLEHRCQYLSTIAGIDYFNDSKGTNVGSTMAAIEGLGAVYAPKDGKLLLILGGQGKGQQFGELASFINQYVSKVLFIGEDAELIEQHLRAANLNTDEVDVHQCHTLEEAFNVIEQVIASSLSQVQAVLLSPACASFDQFSGYEARGVHFGQLVQQMATDNPATKV, from the coding sequence ATGTCGAACCCAGTGACAACAGATAAATTCGTACATAAAAGTAGTGGACTACAAGTAGTGGTGGGCCTAGGACAGTCAGGGCTATCAGCGGCAGTATATTTGGCCGAAAAAGGTTTTCGTGTTGCCGTTACCGATGGTCAACCAGCCCCTGTATTAGCCGACAAATTACCTGAATCGATAACTATTCGTCAGTTTGGTGCTCTAGATGCCGAATTATTGCAGCAGGCTGATCGTATTATCATCAGCCCAGGTATTGCACTTAATACGGATGCTATCGCCGCTGCCCGGCAAGCGCAGGTACCCGTAGTTAGTGACATTCAGCTTTTTTGTGAAGCGTGTGACGTGCCGATAGTCGCTATTACTGGCTCTAACGCCAAAAGTACGGTAACCACTTTGGTAGGGCAAATGGCAGCTGATGCCGGTCTGAATGTTGGAGTTGGTGGCAATATTGGGGTACCAGCGCTGAGCTTGCTGTCTAATCCTGATATGCAATTGGCCGTGCTGGAGCTCTCAAGTTTTCAGTTGGAGACGGTGACTGGTTTAGGGGCGCAAGTAGCAACGGTGCTCAATATGTCGCCCGATCATCTGGATCGTCATGGCGATATGTTGGGTTATCATCAGGCCAAACATCGCATTTTTCAAGGGGCCAAGTCGGTAGTGATCAACCGTGAAGATGCATTGACTCGTCCGCTGGTGGCTGATAATTTACCTCGGATAAGTACCGGTATCCACGCTCCTGATAAAGGCCAATACGGTCTTATCACTGCGCCTGATGGACAGATATATTTGGCGCGTGGTGCCGAGCGTTTATTAGCAGCGGACCAGCTACCGATTAAAGGCCGTCATAACCTCCTAAATGCTCAAGCCGCTTTAGCTCTTGGGGAGTTAGCAGGACTACCACTTGATAGTATGCTGAATACTTTGCAGCATTTTACTGGTCTTGAGCATCGTTGCCAGTACCTCTCGACAATAGCTGGTATTGATTATTTTAACGACTCTAAAGGTACTAATGTTGGCTCAACTATGGCAGCCATCGAAGGCTTAGGTGCAGTTTATGCACCGAAAGATGGCAAATTACTCCTAATCCTAGGCGGTCAGGGTAAAGGTCAACAGTTCGGTGAGCTGGCGTCCTTTATCAATCAGTATGTCAGTAAGGTATTGTTTATTGGTGAAGATGCTGAGCTCATTGAACAGCATTTGCGCGCCGCAAATCTCAATACCGACGAGGTAGACGTTCATCAATGCCATACGTTAGAAGAAGCTTTTAATGTGATCGAGCAGGTGATTGCCAGTAGCTTATCGCAAGTTCAGGCCGTATTATTGTCACCTGCCTGCGCCAGCTTTGATCAATTCAGTGGTTATGAGGCCCGCGGAGTGCATTTTGGTCAACTGGTACAGCAAATGGCTACAGATAACCCCGCAACAAAAGTGTAG
- a CDS encoding SulP family inorganic anion transporter, which produces MTSFFDSLRDEWFSNVRGDVLSGIVVALALIPEAIAFSIIAGVDPKVGLYASFCIAVVISFVGGRPAMISAATGAMALLMVDLVADHGLQYLLAATLLCGVIQIVMGILKLGNLMRFVSRSVVIGFVNALAILIFAAQLPELNPMTERVGLTVYLMTAAGLAIIYLFPLIPRVGRVVPSPLVCIVGLTAVALYMGLDIRNVGDMGDLPDTLPMFLLPDIPLNLNTLAIIAPYSIGLAIVGLLESMMTATIVDELTDTPSNKNKECRGQGMANVVSGFFGGMAGCAMIGQSMINVKSGGRTRLSTLIAGVVLLIMVVFLSDWVSQIPMAALVAVMIMVSIGTFNWQSIREFKTHPMSFNIVMLATVLTTVFTHNLAYGVGVGVLLSALAFANKIGQFLTIFSEYDESSNTRYYYVQGQVFFASTTQFLDSFDTKEALDTIYIDVNQAHFWDVSAVDTLDKLVMRLQREGIDVKVVGLNKASRTLIDRFSIHDRRDIGLLD; this is translated from the coding sequence ATGACCTCTTTTTTTGATAGCTTACGTGACGAGTGGTTTTCTAATGTACGCGGCGATGTTTTATCAGGCATAGTAGTAGCGCTAGCTCTGATTCCTGAAGCCATAGCTTTCTCTATTATCGCTGGCGTCGATCCAAAAGTAGGCCTATATGCCTCATTTTGTATTGCCGTAGTGATCAGTTTTGTAGGTGGGCGCCCGGCCATGATTTCAGCGGCTACAGGAGCAATGGCGCTGCTAATGGTAGATCTGGTCGCCGATCATGGGTTGCAATATTTATTAGCAGCAACGCTACTATGCGGAGTCATTCAAATTGTCATGGGGATTTTGAAGCTAGGTAACTTAATGCGCTTCGTTTCTCGCTCGGTGGTGATCGGTTTTGTCAATGCGTTAGCGATATTAATCTTTGCCGCTCAATTGCCAGAGTTAAACCCAATGACTGAACGCGTTGGTCTGACGGTCTATTTGATGACTGCAGCCGGGCTGGCGATTATTTATCTTTTCCCATTAATTCCTCGTGTGGGCCGTGTCGTTCCCTCCCCTTTAGTATGTATTGTGGGGCTGACCGCTGTCGCTCTATATATGGGACTCGATATTCGTAATGTTGGCGATATGGGCGACCTGCCAGATACGCTCCCTATGTTTTTACTGCCTGATATTCCGCTCAATCTTAATACTTTAGCTATTATTGCCCCTTATTCTATCGGTCTAGCTATTGTAGGTTTACTGGAATCCATGATGACTGCGACTATTGTCGATGAGCTTACAGATACGCCTAGTAATAAAAACAAAGAGTGCCGTGGTCAAGGTATGGCTAACGTAGTCTCGGGCTTCTTTGGTGGAATGGCGGGCTGTGCGATGATTGGTCAATCAATGATCAACGTCAAATCTGGTGGTCGTACTCGTCTATCTACTTTGATTGCCGGTGTGGTGCTACTCATCATGGTGGTGTTCTTAAGCGACTGGGTCAGTCAAATTCCTATGGCTGCACTCGTAGCCGTAATGATTATGGTCTCTATAGGTACTTTTAACTGGCAGTCTATTCGCGAATTTAAGACCCATCCTATGTCGTTTAATATCGTTATGTTAGCCACAGTCCTAACTACCGTATTTACTCACAATCTAGCTTATGGTGTTGGGGTTGGTGTGCTGCTATCTGCGTTGGCTTTCGCTAATAAAATTGGCCAGTTCTTGACTATATTTAGTGAATACGACGAGAGTAGCAATACACGTTATTATTATGTACAGGGCCAAGTGTTCTTTGCTTCTACTACTCAATTCCTAGATAGCTTTGATACTAAAGAAGCGCTCGATACTATCTATATAGATGTGAATCAAGCGCACTTTTGGGATGTCAGTGCTGTGGATACTTTAGACAAACTGGTCATGCGTTTGCAACGTGAAGGGATTGATGTCAAAGTGGTAGGACTGAACAAAGCTAGCCGCACGTTGATCGATCGCTTCTCTATCCATGATCGCCGCGATATTGGACTATTAGATTAA
- a CDS encoding universal stress protein — translation MSNLKPNSVIACLDCPDHVQAVLDASIWASMRLQAPIGLLHSVPSLQQKAAINYSGCINIDDENMLLDQFTSHEHSGNSELKAHGRLLLHQAATYCKQQQLKCKTYTLHRHENLIESLDYVDDTAQLVVVGHHLTCKSTLSQLIRLSNCPILVTHASFLTPTNALFAFDNRPTTHKMLNWLCKTPLVRALTIHIVMVGKENSTNCDALREAYARLKQAGINCKKVLLDCRDVSAALTYYQKEHDIGLLMTGAFGQSRLRELIQGSDTKKLLGSTKTPYLLFPKV, via the coding sequence ATGAGTAACTTAAAGCCTAACAGTGTGATTGCTTGTTTAGACTGTCCTGATCATGTGCAGGCAGTATTAGATGCCAGCATTTGGGCTTCCATGCGGCTTCAAGCTCCGATCGGCCTGCTACATTCTGTTCCAAGCTTACAACAAAAAGCAGCGATTAATTATTCGGGCTGCATAAATATCGATGATGAAAACATGCTGCTGGATCAATTTACCAGTCATGAACACTCAGGGAATTCTGAGCTGAAGGCGCATGGGCGGCTACTTTTACACCAAGCAGCCACTTATTGCAAACAGCAGCAGCTTAAGTGTAAAACCTATACTCTACATCGACACGAAAACCTTATTGAAAGCCTCGATTATGTCGATGATACCGCTCAATTAGTGGTGGTTGGCCATCATCTAACCTGCAAATCCACTTTAAGCCAGCTTATACGCTTAAGTAATTGCCCTATTTTGGTGACTCATGCATCCTTTTTGACTCCGACGAATGCTTTATTTGCCTTTGATAACCGTCCTACCACCCACAAGATGCTCAATTGGTTATGTAAGACTCCACTGGTACGTGCTCTAACCATTCATATCGTAATGGTCGGTAAAGAGAACTCTACCAACTGTGATGCCTTACGAGAGGCGTATGCTCGGCTTAAGCAAGCGGGAATCAACTGTAAAAAAGTATTGTTAGACTGCCGGGATGTTAGCGCCGCCCTAACTTATTATCAAAAAGAGCATGATATAGGTCTATTAATGACTGGAGCATTTGGTCAATCAAGACTGCGTGAGCTCATACAAGGCAGTGATACTAAAAAGCTACTAGGCAGTACCAAAACTCCTTATCTATTATTTCCTAAAGTTTAA
- a CDS encoding P-II family nitrogen regulator has translation MKLITAILKPFKLDDVREALSDIGVKGVTVTEVKGFGRQKGHTELYRGAEYVVDFLPKVKVEVAVVDEMVDPAIEAITRIASTGKIGDGKIFVTALEQVIRIRTGETGPDAI, from the coding sequence ATGAAGTTAATCACTGCGATTTTAAAACCATTTAAACTTGATGATGTGCGTGAAGCATTGTCCGACATTGGTGTCAAAGGCGTTACGGTTACCGAAGTTAAAGGATTTGGTCGCCAAAAAGGACACACTGAGCTCTATCGCGGTGCAGAGTATGTGGTAGATTTTTTACCTAAAGTAAAAGTTGAAGTAGCAGTGGTTGATGAAATGGTTGATCCGGCTATCGAAGCCATTACTCGTATTGCCAGCACTGGCAAAATCGGCGATGGTAAAATCTTTGTCACCGCACTTGAGCAAGTCATTCGCATTCGCACGGGCGAAACTGGTCCTGATGCTATCTAA
- a CDS encoding DUF2147 domain-containing protein: protein MKLFTKTALAAAGISLATMAFAADPLHNTTWQTFDEGKPKGTVKITESNGVLTGTLVDTNSATGKKHVGMKVIKGLKADGSGKYSGGTITDPEKGKDYRMTAQLNGNTLNLKGYIGPFSRSQEWKKK, encoded by the coding sequence ATGAAATTATTTACAAAAACCGCTTTAGCTGCCGCTGGTATCAGTTTAGCCACTATGGCGTTTGCCGCTGATCCATTACACAATACCACTTGGCAAACTTTTGATGAAGGCAAACCAAAAGGTACGGTTAAGATTACCGAATCAAATGGTGTGCTAACCGGTACGCTAGTTGATACTAACTCAGCAACAGGTAAAAAACACGTTGGCATGAAAGTCATTAAAGGTCTAAAAGCTGATGGTAGTGGTAAATATAGTGGGGGTACGATTACAGATCCTGAAAAAGGTAAAGACTACCGTATGACTGCTCAATTAAATGGTAACACCTTGAATTTGAAAGGTTATATTGGTCCATTCTCTCGTAGCCAAGAGTGGAAAAAGAAGTAA
- a CDS encoding DNA/RNA non-specific endonuclease, translating into MINIFGQQPHIQQHIVWRKMNQAVLNAVLIASILMIMILPAHADDLSQCSESFYGGVYPEFTSDKLSANTQSLCMDGFAVMYSGLSRTPLWSAEHLTRQRIQQAKQIDREDSFHEESRLPKSARAKLSDYSGSGYDRGHLAPNGNMATRSQQYDSFSLANIAPQSPRNNRYIWRNIESATRYLTQQYGEVYSVTGVAFTDKKIKQLSGRVLVPSHFFKAVYIPAINQAGVYYAPNDESERIEVISIDQLEQQIGIDVMPILDRSSRSNALELPLKAGEELELEVEPSKNNEPEWMIFVWAIIDWLLAQFQA; encoded by the coding sequence ATGATAAATATATTTGGGCAACAGCCTCATATTCAGCAGCATATCGTTTGGCGTAAGATGAACCAAGCAGTGTTGAATGCGGTGCTGATTGCTAGCATTTTGATGATAATGATATTGCCCGCTCATGCTGATGACTTGTCGCAGTGTAGCGAGTCTTTTTATGGTGGTGTTTATCCTGAATTTACCAGTGATAAGCTAAGCGCTAATACTCAGTCGTTATGTATGGATGGCTTTGCGGTCATGTATTCAGGCTTATCGCGTACGCCTTTGTGGTCAGCTGAGCATTTGACCCGCCAGCGTATCCAGCAAGCCAAGCAGATTGATCGTGAAGACAGCTTCCATGAAGAAAGTCGTCTGCCTAAGTCTGCACGGGCGAAACTATCAGATTATTCAGGCTCAGGTTATGATCGTGGGCATTTAGCGCCCAATGGCAATATGGCAACCCGTAGCCAGCAATACGACAGTTTTAGTTTGGCCAATATCGCGCCGCAATCGCCGCGCAATAACCGTTATATCTGGCGCAATATCGAATCTGCTACTCGCTACCTAACCCAGCAATATGGGGAGGTTTATAGCGTGACTGGGGTGGCTTTTACTGATAAAAAAATCAAACAGCTTTCGGGACGAGTATTAGTGCCCAGTCACTTTTTTAAGGCGGTCTATATTCCAGCGATTAATCAAGCCGGCGTTTATTATGCGCCTAATGATGAATCCGAGCGTATAGAGGTAATTAGTATTGATCAGCTAGAACAACAGATAGGGATTGATGTTATGCCTATTTTAGATCGTTCGAGTAGATCCAACGCTCTGGAGTTACCCCTAAAAGCCGGTGAGGAGCTGGAGTTAGAAGTAGAGCCATCAAAAAATAACGAGCCTGAATGGATGATCTTTGTCTGGGCGATTATCGATTGGTTATTAGCGCAGTTTCAGGCATAG
- a CDS encoding tyrosine-type recombinase/integrase: protein MLSDSKIRKLKPSEKCTPSRPDKYSDQQGLQLLVRNTGTKTWISAYRFDGKQTRITLGTYPIMSLAEARQANTEIKALLADGIDPKNKKRQDKLANIHAQKFNDYALDWLAERKRNVKPRTYQQDYNRMHKDVLPHFEGIALKDVSFDDCKAMADNIESRVNAEKMPPREVTRRTIDLVSNILRRAQRERLIESNHTEGLKELYPKAKTKHMKHVELKELPKLLQDIESYHGHEQTRLAMKFLAYSFCRTIELRMMKWEHIDFPNRLWRVDIDNLKIARKHVVPLSDQMLAVLKEMKAITGEYEYVFYHTGMHQPYSAEFINNALDILGYAGKQTGHGFRHIASTNLNELGYMGDAIEKQMAHDKKSSIRAVYNHAQHLEERRKIMQVWADFLDLLRDTGEVVDFQTARQQIESSLNNYQSDGLEAIDKRDLIQALINKGITKIELQMLLQ, encoded by the coding sequence ATGTTAAGCGATAGTAAGATTCGCAAGCTTAAACCTAGTGAAAAATGTACACCTTCGCGTCCTGACAAATACAGTGACCAGCAAGGGCTACAGCTTTTGGTACGCAATACAGGCACAAAGACATGGATAAGCGCCTATCGCTTTGATGGTAAGCAAACGCGTATCACACTTGGTACTTACCCCATTATGTCGCTCGCTGAAGCTAGACAAGCCAATACTGAGATTAAAGCGCTACTAGCAGATGGTATCGATCCAAAAAATAAAAAGCGTCAAGATAAGCTTGCTAATATCCATGCGCAGAAATTTAATGACTACGCGTTAGACTGGCTCGCTGAGCGCAAGCGTAACGTCAAGCCACGGACTTATCAGCAAGACTATAACCGTATGCATAAAGACGTGTTGCCACACTTTGAAGGCATTGCGCTAAAAGATGTAAGCTTTGATGATTGTAAAGCTATGGCAGACAACATTGAAAGCAGAGTGAACGCTGAAAAAATGCCACCAAGAGAAGTGACTAGACGTACAATTGACTTGGTTAGCAACATACTCAGAAGAGCACAAAGAGAGCGTTTAATCGAAAGCAATCATACGGAAGGGCTAAAAGAGCTATATCCAAAAGCCAAAACTAAGCACATGAAGCATGTTGAGCTTAAGGAGCTGCCTAAACTCTTGCAAGATATCGAGAGCTATCACGGTCACGAGCAGACACGCCTAGCGATGAAATTTCTAGCCTATTCTTTTTGTCGTACCATTGAGCTTAGGATGATGAAATGGGAGCATATCGACTTCCCTAATCGCTTATGGCGTGTTGATATTGATAACCTTAAGATCGCACGTAAACACGTAGTTCCCTTATCTGATCAAATGCTAGCAGTACTAAAGGAAATGAAAGCTATTACTGGTGAATATGAATACGTGTTTTATCATACTGGTATGCACCAACCTTATAGTGCAGAGTTCATCAATAATGCCCTAGATATACTTGGATATGCTGGTAAACAGACTGGACACGGCTTTCGTCACATTGCCTCAACCAACTTAAACGAGCTTGGCTATATGGGCGATGCGATCGAGAAGCAAATGGCACACGATAAAAAAAGCAGCATTCGCGCGGTTTATAACCACGCGCAGCATTTAGAAGAGCGCCGTAAAATCATGCAAGTTTGGGCAGACTTTTTAGACCTACTCAGAGACACAGGCGAGGTCGTAGACTTTCAAACAGCGCGGCAGCAGATTGAGAGTTCGTTAAATAACTATCAATCTGATGGCCTTGAAGCAATCGATAAACGAGACCTTATTCAAGCGCTCATTAATAAGGGTATCACGAAGATAGAGTTGCAAATGCTATTACAATAA
- a CDS encoding YagK/YfjJ domain-containing protein, with the protein MSHSLINQSHLIANIDRLVRDTIFSPVNFDDIKNRLNALYFPFMETLNPDLFYSQTIDSFVYSTDAIVGDLYPSDVIWDHGKTQQFVNNIACYKQDIETEDNAWRYQESQNRQNFESYVRSLLSHYSRLLFVRIDLKYSQESSHTVTIEDFNHHMSKLRELIGNKKTCFEHLQGNAWALEQGYENGGLHCHLLLIYDGSERQSDWHIAKEVGEKWKEITAGLGKYYSYHDPERKQRYERYGKLGIGMIHRDNSQQVENAICTALYLTKPDKVGQHLKVWLPSMRTFGHGIYRTAKRRGLPPITN; encoded by the coding sequence ATGTCACACTCACTTATCAACCAGTCACACCTCATCGCTAATATCGATAGACTCGTCAGAGACACCATTTTTAGTCCTGTCAATTTTGACGATATTAAAAATCGTTTGAACGCTTTATATTTCCCCTTCATGGAAACTCTAAATCCTGATTTATTTTATTCACAAACTATCGACTCATTTGTCTATAGTACCGATGCTATTGTCGGTGATTTATACCCGTCTGATGTTATTTGGGATCACGGTAAAACACAGCAATTCGTTAATAACATAGCTTGTTATAAACAGGACATTGAGACCGAGGATAACGCTTGGCGCTATCAAGAGAGTCAGAATCGGCAAAACTTTGAGAGCTATGTCAGAAGTTTGCTTAGTCACTATTCAAGACTGCTATTCGTTCGTATCGATCTAAAGTACTCACAAGAGAGTAGTCACACTGTGACCATTGAAGATTTTAATCATCACATGAGTAAGCTCAGAGAGCTGATTGGTAACAAGAAAACCTGCTTTGAGCATTTGCAAGGTAACGCTTGGGCATTAGAACAGGGGTATGAGAATGGCGGTTTACATTGCCACCTACTGCTCATCTACGATGGATCAGAGCGTCAGAGCGACTGGCATATTGCTAAGGAGGTCGGGGAGAAATGGAAAGAGATAACCGCAGGCTTAGGTAAGTATTACAGCTACCATGATCCAGAGCGTAAGCAGCGCTATGAGCGATATGGTAAATTAGGCATTGGTATGATCCACCGAGATAACTCACAGCAGGTAGAGAATGCTATCTGTACAGCATTATACTTAACCAAACCTGATAAGGTAGGTCAACACTTAAAAGTATGGCTGCCTAGCATGCGTACCTTTGGTCATGGCATATATAGAACGGCTAAGCGTAGAGGTCTACCACCCATAACAAACTAA
- a CDS encoding DUF932 domain-containing protein, whose amino-acid sequence MAHLIETMAYVGDTPWHGLGQELSPKQPIEIWAKEAGMDWRIESSDVSYMANNDKGQNLIMPFDNNKVLYRSDTLEPLSVVSQRYQEVQPHEILEFYRDLTEQADFELETAGVLKGGRKFWALARTGQSATLRGGDVSHGYLLLATACDGTLATTAQFTNIRVVCNNTLAISLADGSGGVVKVPHSTTFDAEKVKRQLGVSVSQWDAFNYEMKQLTNRRVTQAEAANYLNRVFNDVQDDGLILFNTAKKEKDAVPNARAMNQVMNMFNGQGRGADLASAKDTAYGLLSAMTEYVDHERRAMSRDHRLDSAWFGAGAKLKDKSLDEALRLIA is encoded by the coding sequence ATGGCACATTTAATAGAAACCATGGCCTACGTTGGTGACACCCCTTGGCATGGCTTAGGTCAAGAGCTATCGCCTAAGCAGCCTATCGAGATCTGGGCGAAGGAGGCCGGTATGGACTGGCGTATTGAATCCTCAGACGTCAGCTACATGGCGAATAATGACAAAGGTCAGAACCTCATTATGCCCTTTGACAACAACAAGGTATTGTACCGCTCAGACACACTTGAGCCATTATCAGTGGTCAGTCAGCGCTATCAAGAAGTACAGCCTCATGAGATCTTAGAGTTCTATCGTGACTTGACCGAACAAGCAGACTTTGAGCTTGAAACCGCAGGCGTCTTAAAGGGTGGCCGTAAGTTCTGGGCATTGGCACGGACAGGTCAATCAGCGACCCTAAGGGGTGGTGATGTCAGTCATGGTTACTTGCTACTAGCAACCGCTTGTGATGGCACACTAGCGACCACCGCGCAGTTCACCAATATTCGGGTAGTGTGTAATAACACCCTAGCGATCAGCCTCGCTGATGGTAGCGGCGGCGTGGTGAAAGTACCGCACAGCACTACCTTTGATGCTGAGAAGGTCAAACGTCAATTAGGTGTATCCGTCAGCCAGTGGGATGCGTTTAACTATGAGATGAAGCAGTTAACCAATCGACGAGTCACCCAAGCAGAAGCGGCCAATTACTTAAACCGTGTGTTTAACGATGTACAGGACGATGGCCTGATTCTTTTCAATACCGCTAAGAAAGAGAAAGACGCCGTACCCAATGCTCGTGCCATGAATCAGGTGATGAACATGTTTAACGGTCAAGGTCGCGGGGCTGATCTGGCCTCCGCTAAGGACACCGCTTATGGGCTACTGTCTGCAATGACTGAATATGTCGATCATGAACGCCGTGCCATGTCGAGGGATCATCGTTTGGATTCTGCTTGGTTTGGGGCTGGGGCTAAACTGAAAGATAAAAGTCTTGATGAGGCGCTACGCTTAATCGCTTAA